A single genomic interval of Roseomonas aeriglobus harbors:
- a CDS encoding MmoB/DmpM family protein: MTQPVSITLQNSQDGFAIAEAIMADNPGAERRTMPAMTKIDRPGRLEIKAASVSERLGRDWDPQEIHLSVISLSGSVDEDDDYFAVYWR; encoded by the coding sequence ATGACCCAGCCCGTCTCCATCACGTTGCAGAACTCCCAGGACGGCTTCGCGATCGCCGAGGCGATCATGGCCGACAATCCGGGCGCCGAACGCCGCACGATGCCGGCGATGACGAAGATCGACCGGCCGGGACGGCTCGAGATCAAGGCAGCCAGCGTATCTGAGCGACTGGGGCGCGACTGGGACCCGCAGGAAATCCACCTGAGCGTCATCTCGCTGTCCGGTTCGGTCGACGAGGACGATGACTATTTCGCGGTTTATTGGAGGTAA
- a CDS encoding aromatic/alkene/methane monooxygenase hydroxylase/oxygenase subunit alpha, with protein MAARKLNLKQKYGHFTRGLDWEPSYQSKDDIFPFAKYEGIKVHDWDAWEDPFKLTMDAYWKFQAEKERKLYAVIDSMAQNNGQLGITDARYLNAVKLFIQGVTPLEYQAHRHFAHLARHLPGAGLRVAAQMQSIDELRHCQTQIHTISHYNKFFDGIHDFTHMHDRVWYLSVPKSFFDDATTAGPFEFLTAISFAFEYVLTNLLFVPFMSGAAYNGDMATVTFGFSAQSDESRHMTLGLEAVRFLLEQDEANVPIVQGWIDKWFWRGYRLLTLVAMMMDYMLPKKVMSWAEAWETYYEQAGGALFADLARYGIREPKYADVAKAEKGHITHQAWTIFYNYTHAAAVHTWDVDDQHLAWLREKYPDTFAQHYEQRYLNWRDQADQGKRFYNNGLPQLCQVCQVPMAFTEVDDPTTISFRVSEFGGDKYHTCSDGCKDIFDHEPEKYSQAWLPVHQIFQGNCGGATVPEVLDWYHINQGADNMDYAGSPEEAQWEKWMEGRRPAAPMAVAAE; from the coding sequence ATGGCAGCCCGTAAGCTGAACCTGAAGCAGAAGTACGGCCACTTCACCCGCGGCCTCGACTGGGAGCCGAGCTATCAGTCCAAGGACGACATCTTCCCGTTCGCCAAATACGAGGGGATCAAGGTCCATGACTGGGATGCGTGGGAAGACCCCTTCAAGCTGACCATGGACGCCTATTGGAAGTTTCAGGCAGAGAAAGAGCGCAAGCTTTACGCGGTCATCGATTCGATGGCGCAGAACAACGGGCAGCTCGGCATCACCGACGCGCGTTACCTGAACGCAGTAAAGCTCTTCATCCAGGGCGTGACGCCGCTGGAATATCAGGCGCACCGCCACTTCGCGCACCTCGCACGCCATCTGCCTGGAGCAGGCCTGCGGGTGGCGGCGCAGATGCAGTCGATCGACGAGCTGCGGCACTGCCAGACGCAGATTCACACGATCAGCCACTATAACAAGTTCTTCGACGGCATCCACGACTTCACCCACATGCATGACCGGGTGTGGTATCTGTCAGTGCCGAAGTCGTTCTTCGATGACGCGACGACGGCGGGGCCGTTCGAGTTCCTCACCGCGATCAGCTTCGCCTTCGAGTACGTCCTCACCAACCTGCTGTTCGTGCCGTTCATGTCGGGCGCCGCCTACAACGGCGACATGGCGACCGTGACGTTCGGCTTTTCCGCCCAGTCGGACGAGAGCCGGCACATGACGCTCGGCCTCGAGGCCGTCCGCTTCCTGCTGGAGCAGGACGAGGCCAACGTGCCGATCGTGCAGGGCTGGATCGACAAGTGGTTTTGGCGGGGATACCGGCTCCTCACCCTCGTCGCCATGATGATGGACTACATGCTGCCGAAGAAGGTGATGTCCTGGGCCGAGGCGTGGGAGACCTACTACGAGCAAGCAGGCGGTGCGCTGTTCGCGGACCTTGCCCGCTACGGCATCCGCGAGCCCAAGTACGCCGACGTCGCCAAGGCCGAGAAGGGTCACATCACCCACCAGGCGTGGACGATCTTTTACAACTATACCCACGCCGCGGCCGTCCACACGTGGGATGTCGATGATCAGCACCTCGCCTGGCTGCGCGAGAAGTATCCGGACACGTTCGCACAGCACTACGAGCAGCGCTATCTCAATTGGCGCGACCAGGCCGATCAGGGCAAGCGCTTCTACAACAACGGGCTGCCGCAGCTTTGCCAGGTATGTCAGGTTCCGATGGCGTTCACGGAGGTCGACGATCCCACCACGATCAGCTTCCGCGTCTCGGAGTTCGGCGGGGACAAGTACCATACCTGCTCCGACGGCTGTAAGGACATCTTCGACCATGAGCCGGAAAAGTATTCACAGGCGTGGCTTCCGGTCCACCAGATCTTCCAGGGCAATTGTGGCGGCGCGACCGTTCCGGAGGTCCTCGACTGGTATCACATAAACCAGGGTGCCGATAACATGGATTATGCCGGCTCGCCCGAGGAGGCGCAGTGGGAGAAGTGGATGGAAGGCCGACGCCCTGCCGCTCCCATGGCCGTGGCCGCGGAATAA
- a CDS encoding transporter, whose amino-acid sequence MKMLAWGLAGMAASLATSAVASEGGKSAYPNGAEALTIAALPPPGTYLLDYQYYYTADRLNDRDGNSVGPPDLSVDAVANIPRFVHVTNTKILGATLAMQVFVPVVNVNVRAGGRRQNKFGIGDLIVNPFILGWNRKNTFFVLTMDTFVPTGRYKRTDLANIGNNYWTFEPVFAVSHFNPAGSGPEVSAKFMYDFNTKNTATQYRSGQAAHVDFAASYNFNPITVGVTGYYFKQTTDDKVNGVKVGTDGYRGEVFALGPLVRYQLGKVPIVAQWQHELSASNRTQGNSFWLKAAFRF is encoded by the coding sequence ATGAAGATGCTTGCCTGGGGACTTGCGGGAATGGCTGCGTCCCTTGCGACGTCAGCGGTCGCGTCGGAGGGGGGAAAGAGCGCCTATCCCAACGGCGCGGAGGCCCTGACGATCGCGGCGTTGCCGCCCCCCGGAACCTACCTCCTCGACTACCAATATTATTACACCGCCGATCGGCTTAACGATCGCGACGGCAACAGCGTCGGGCCGCCAGATTTGTCAGTGGATGCCGTCGCCAACATCCCACGCTTCGTCCACGTCACCAATACCAAGATCCTCGGCGCAACGCTCGCGATGCAGGTGTTCGTGCCCGTGGTGAACGTCAATGTCCGCGCCGGAGGCAGGAGGCAGAACAAGTTCGGGATCGGCGATCTGATCGTCAATCCATTCATTCTCGGCTGGAACCGCAAGAACACGTTCTTCGTGCTGACGATGGACACGTTCGTGCCCACGGGACGCTACAAGCGCACCGATCTCGCCAACATCGGCAACAATTATTGGACGTTCGAGCCTGTGTTCGCGGTGTCGCACTTCAATCCCGCTGGCAGCGGTCCCGAGGTGTCGGCGAAATTCATGTACGACTTCAACACCAAGAACACGGCAACCCAGTACCGCTCCGGGCAGGCAGCGCACGTCGACTTCGCGGCGTCCTACAATTTCAATCCGATCACAGTCGGTGTCACCGGTTACTATTTCAAGCAGACGACCGACGACAAGGTCAATGGCGTGAAGGTCGGCACCGACGGGTATCGTGGTGAGGTGTTCGCCCTCGGACCGCTCGTGCGCTATCAGCTCGGCAAGGTGCCGATCGTCGCCCAGTGGCAGCACGAGCTCTCGGCCTCGAACCGCACCCAAGGCAACAGCTTCTGGCTCAAGGCTGCATTCCGGTTTTGA
- a CDS encoding 2Fe-2S iron-sulfur cluster binding domain-containing protein has protein sequence MPTLTIEPTGDTVEVAEGQNLLDACLRAGIYLPHACGHGLCGTCKVTVLEGEVDHGGASSFALMDFERDEGATLACVATIEGDVTIEADVDDDPDAQRIAVADYVGTVTRREMLTPDILGVWLSVPTGVAFQAGQYVNLTIDGIEGTRAFSIANSPAETGVVELHIRLVPGGKATKHLHEELKVGDEMRFAGPFGHFFVRRSANKPLIFLAGGSGLSSPKSMVLELIEQGYDQQITLFHGVRRPHDLHFADLFRRIADENPLFRYIPVVSQAEAQDEWGGETGYVHEAADRHFGGRFAGHQAYLCGPPPMIEAGIGSLMKGRLFEKDIFVEKFATAADAEKSVRSPFFKKL, from the coding sequence ATGCCGACGCTCACGATCGAACCGACCGGCGACACCGTAGAGGTGGCTGAAGGCCAGAACCTCCTCGACGCGTGCCTCCGGGCGGGGATTTACCTGCCCCACGCCTGCGGGCATGGCCTGTGTGGCACCTGCAAGGTTACCGTGCTCGAAGGCGAAGTCGATCACGGCGGCGCGAGTTCCTTCGCACTCATGGACTTCGAGCGGGACGAGGGGGCGACCCTGGCCTGCGTCGCCACGATCGAGGGCGACGTCACGATCGAGGCGGACGTCGACGATGATCCGGACGCGCAGCGGATCGCGGTGGCCGATTACGTCGGGACGGTAACCCGGCGCGAGATGCTGACACCCGACATCCTCGGCGTGTGGCTCTCGGTTCCGACCGGGGTCGCGTTCCAGGCCGGTCAATACGTCAACCTGACGATTGACGGGATCGAGGGGACACGCGCCTTCTCGATCGCGAACAGCCCCGCGGAAACCGGCGTCGTCGAGCTTCATATCCGGCTTGTGCCAGGCGGCAAGGCGACAAAGCACCTGCACGAGGAGCTGAAGGTCGGGGACGAGATGCGCTTCGCCGGTCCGTTCGGACACTTCTTCGTGAGGCGCTCGGCGAACAAGCCGCTGATCTTCCTTGCCGGTGGCTCGGGACTATCCAGCCCCAAGAGCATGGTGCTCGAGCTTATCGAACAGGGGTATGACCAGCAGATCACGCTGTTTCACGGTGTCCGGCGACCGCACGACCTGCATTTCGCCGACCTGTTTCGGCGGATCGCCGATGAGAACCCGCTGTTTCGCTACATACCCGTCGTTTCCCAGGCGGAGGCGCAGGACGAATGGGGTGGAGAAACCGGCTACGTCCATGAGGCGGCCGACCGCCACTTCGGCGGCCGTTTCGCCGGTCACCAAGCCTATCTTTGCGGTCCGCCCCCGATGATCGAGGCAGGGATCGGGTCGCTCATGAAGGGCCGGCTGTTCGAGAAAGACATCTTCGTCGAAAAATTTGCCACCGCAGCGGACGCGGAGAAGTCTGTCCGATCGCCGTTCTTCAAGAAGCTCTGA